One genomic region from Halorussus rarus encodes:
- a CDS encoding urea carboxylase-associated family protein has protein sequence METHRIPAKSAGAFAVDAGASFSVVTPEPRQVADLVAFVRDDPAEAFAQSYTRDLNGRLRISTGDALYTTAGRELLTITDDDCGVHDIMFGPCTGWMLTDRPTEEGHQNEPGGCRENLGLALDAYGLDVAVPDTMNVFQRSTVTDQVYFDARESPAAAGDAVAFRAERDAVAAVAACSAAGVASGTTLTPIDVVVPDGTEVDLASVQDDRP, from the coding sequence GTGGAGACCCATCGCATCCCGGCCAAGAGCGCCGGTGCGTTCGCCGTCGACGCCGGCGCGTCGTTCTCGGTCGTGACGCCCGAACCGCGACAGGTCGCCGACCTCGTGGCGTTCGTCCGGGACGACCCCGCCGAGGCGTTCGCCCAGTCGTACACCCGCGACCTCAACGGTCGCCTCCGGATCTCGACCGGCGACGCCCTCTACACCACCGCGGGCCGCGAACTCCTGACCATCACCGACGACGATTGCGGCGTCCACGACATCATGTTCGGCCCCTGCACCGGGTGGATGCTCACGGACCGGCCGACCGAGGAGGGCCACCAGAACGAGCCCGGCGGCTGCCGGGAGAACCTCGGTCTCGCGCTCGACGCCTACGGACTGGACGTTGCCGTCCCGGACACCATGAACGTCTTCCAGCGCTCGACGGTCACCGACCAGGTGTACTTCGACGCCCGCGAGAGCCCCGCGGCGGCCGGCGACGCGGTGGCGTTCCGGGCCGAGCGGGACGCGGTGGCGGCGGTGGCGGCCTGCTCGGCCGCGGGCGTCGCCAGCGGGACGACGCTCACCCCCATCGACGTGGTCGTGCCGGACGGGACCGAGGTCGACCTCGCCTCCGTCCAGGACGACCGGCCGTGA
- a CDS encoding acyl-CoA thioesterase, producing MTDYSFTADVEVRFRDIDAMGHVNNAVYATYLEQARTAYFDAVLDASLADVGTVLANLELDFRRPVELGDEVTVATRVSELGRSSIPMRYEVRADGGVAAVGETVQVAIDEESGESKPIPDAWREQIREYEGL from the coding sequence ATGACTGACTACTCGTTTACCGCGGACGTGGAGGTTCGCTTCCGGGACATCGACGCGATGGGCCACGTCAACAACGCGGTGTACGCGACGTACTTAGAGCAGGCCCGGACGGCCTACTTCGACGCGGTGCTGGACGCCTCGCTCGCGGACGTGGGCACCGTGCTGGCCAACCTCGAACTCGACTTCCGGCGCCCGGTCGAACTCGGCGACGAGGTGACGGTCGCCACGCGCGTGTCGGAACTGGGCCGGTCGTCCATCCCGATGCGGTACGAGGTCCGGGCCGACGGCGGGGTCGCCGCGGTCGGCGAGACCGTCCAGGTGGCCATCGACGAGGAGAGCGGCGAGTCGAAGCCGATCCCCGACGCGTGGCGCGAGCAGATCCGGGAGTACGAGGGGTTGTAA
- a CDS encoding DUF7344 domain-containing protein: MGADRPDDGSETVGELFDVLSRPERRLLLYYLRDREAVPVEELTTVVAGWLRARRDPAEAVTPAERERVLAALHHVHLPRLEAAGLVRRDRESGEVALAEPSQLFEDILTQALAQERGAAERTTGEASDRTDPENP; encoded by the coding sequence ATGGGCGCGGACCGACCCGACGACGGTTCCGAGACGGTGGGAGAGCTATTCGACGTCCTCTCGCGGCCCGAGCGCCGGCTCCTGCTGTACTACCTCCGCGACAGAGAGGCGGTCCCGGTCGAGGAGCTGACGACCGTGGTGGCGGGCTGGCTGCGGGCCCGCCGGGACCCCGCGGAGGCCGTTACCCCGGCCGAGCGCGAGCGAGTCCTGGCGGCGCTCCACCACGTCCACCTGCCGCGGCTCGAGGCCGCCGGGCTGGTCCGGCGCGACCGCGAGTCGGGCGAGGTCGCCCTCGCGGAGCCGTCCCAGTTGTTCGAGGACATCCTGACGCAGGCGCTCGCCCAGGAGCGAGGTGCCGCCGAGCGGACGACCGGCGAAGCGAGCGACCGGACAGACCCGGAGAACCCATGA
- a CDS encoding translation initiation factor eIF-2B, giving the protein MIDETVEEIREMQTHSSSVVAVKAARALEDLGEREFASVEDFERDLERNSSALRRANPSHASLVTTQRAIVSMVEDADSGTVAAAKDALADAVDAVVEQVETAKRRAAENAEELLEDGATVLTHDYSSTVLEAIERAVSDGRYLTVYVTEARPRYLGRKTARALAEMDRVDAHLLVDGASGHYLPECDRVLIGMDCIVDDTLYNRIGTFPLAATAAQVGVPVTVVGSSAKLVGEGFRFENDFRSPSEVLLEPAEGFSVENPAYDATPTDLLDAVVTDEGVREF; this is encoded by the coding sequence ATGATAGACGAGACGGTCGAGGAGATACGGGAGATGCAGACCCACAGCTCCTCCGTCGTCGCCGTGAAGGCCGCCCGGGCGCTGGAGGACCTGGGCGAGCGCGAGTTCGCGTCGGTCGAGGACTTCGAGCGCGACCTCGAGCGCAACTCGTCGGCGCTCCGGCGGGCCAACCCCTCCCACGCCTCGCTGGTGACGACCCAGCGCGCCATCGTCTCGATGGTCGAGGACGCCGACAGCGGGACGGTCGCGGCCGCCAAGGACGCGCTCGCCGACGCCGTCGACGCCGTGGTCGAGCAGGTCGAGACCGCCAAGCGCCGGGCCGCAGAGAACGCCGAGGAACTGCTCGAGGACGGCGCGACCGTCCTGACCCACGACTACTCCTCGACCGTGCTGGAGGCCATCGAGCGGGCGGTCTCGGACGGGCGCTACCTCACGGTGTACGTCACCGAGGCCCGGCCGCGATACCTGGGTCGGAAGACCGCCCGCGCGCTCGCCGAGATGGACCGGGTCGACGCCCACCTCCTCGTCGACGGCGCCTCGGGCCACTACCTGCCCGAGTGCGACCGCGTGCTCATCGGGATGGACTGCATCGTCGACGACACCCTGTACAACCGCATCGGCACCTTCCCGCTGGCCGCGACCGCCGCGCAGGTCGGCGTGCCCGTGACCGTGGTCGGCTCGTCGGCCAAGCTCGTCGGCGAGGGGTTCCGGTTCGAGAACGACTTCCGGTCGCCCAGCGAGGTGCTGCTCGAGCCCGCCGAGGGGTTCTCGGTGGAGAACCCGGCCTACGACGCGACCCCGACCGATCTGCTCGACGCGGTCGTCACCGACGAGGGCGTCCGGGAGTTCTGA
- a CDS encoding sugar phosphate isomerase/epimerase family protein: MDIGVLTVPLGGQSLDDALAYLHGIGVDAVELGCGGHPGDDHLPREEYLGDDEAQDHLFDLLDEYEMRISALATHNNPLHPDDETAERADAELREAIELADQLDVNTVTTFSGLPAGSPNDETPNWITAPWPGEHAEAHRYQWEEVAVPYWQEIADHAADHGVDVAIEMHPNMLVYEPSGMLRLREETSERIGANFDPSHLYWQDIDVTDAIRFLGEHDAIHHFHAKDTKVYDANARYKGVLDTVPYDEEADRSWLFRSVGYGHGEDHWKDVVSTLRMVGYDGALSIEHEDSLTSSNEGLEKAVAMLQRAVFRDQPGEAYWA; the protein is encoded by the coding sequence ATGGACATCGGCGTTCTCACCGTTCCGCTCGGCGGACAGTCGCTCGACGACGCGCTCGCGTACCTCCACGGCATCGGGGTCGACGCGGTCGAACTCGGCTGCGGGGGCCACCCCGGCGACGACCACCTCCCCCGCGAGGAGTACCTCGGCGACGACGAGGCCCAGGACCACCTGTTCGACCTGCTCGACGAGTACGAGATGCGTATCTCGGCGCTCGCGACCCACAACAACCCGCTCCATCCCGACGACGAGACCGCCGAGCGGGCCGACGCCGAGCTCCGGGAGGCCATCGAACTCGCCGACCAGCTCGACGTGAACACGGTCACGACCTTCTCGGGGCTCCCGGCGGGGAGTCCGAACGACGAGACGCCCAACTGGATCACCGCGCCGTGGCCCGGCGAGCACGCCGAGGCACACCGGTACCAGTGGGAGGAGGTCGCCGTCCCGTACTGGCAGGAGATCGCGGACCACGCCGCCGACCACGGCGTGGACGTCGCCATCGAGATGCACCCGAACATGCTGGTGTACGAGCCCTCGGGGATGCTGCGGCTGCGCGAGGAGACCAGCGAGCGCATCGGCGCGAACTTCGACCCCTCGCACCTCTACTGGCAGGACATCGACGTGACCGACGCCATCCGGTTCCTGGGCGAACACGACGCCATCCACCACTTCCACGCCAAGGACACCAAGGTGTACGACGCCAACGCCCGGTACAAGGGCGTACTCGACACGGTGCCGTACGACGAGGAGGCCGACCGGTCGTGGCTGTTCCGGTCGGTCGGCTACGGCCACGGCGAGGACCACTGGAAGGACGTCGTGAGCACCCTCCGGATGGTGGGCTACGACGGCGCGCTCTCCATCGAACACGAGGACTCGCTGACCAGCTCGAACGAGGGCCTGGAGAAGGCGGTGGCGATGCTCCAGCGCGCGGTGTTCCGCGACCAGCCCGGCGAGGCCTACTGGGCCTGA
- a CDS encoding ribbon-helix-helix protein, CopG family, which produces MHQDHLDMESVTLDLEEEELDRIDDIAFADHRDNREAAIRELLDRWLKQREPDEPADE; this is translated from the coding sequence ATGCACCAGGACCACCTCGACATGGAGTCGGTCACTCTCGACCTCGAGGAGGAGGAGCTCGACCGCATCGACGACATCGCGTTCGCCGACCACCGGGACAACCGCGAGGCCGCGATTCGCGAACTCCTCGACCGGTGGTTGAAACAGCGCGAGCCGGACGAACCGGCCGACGAGTGA
- a CDS encoding class I SAM-dependent methyltransferase, whose product MAAGYDELADRADSDDLDRTESPWGDSRFQRHYAWPALEAILPDVGDDRVLLAGCGRGDHVGWFLDRGARVVGVDVSERAVAAARDRFGTEATFRRADLTDALDFADGAFDLVVSNLALSHVESWPPVFASFRRLLAPDGTLAFATVHPHYLRQRTDANYYETAAFENPWPGADIPTYYRPMGEVVDAVVSSGLRIESFEEPRPTAAFREHCPDRYEDAMTDPQLLVVRAAVE is encoded by the coding sequence GTGGCAGCGGGATACGACGAACTGGCCGACCGGGCCGATTCCGACGACCTCGACCGGACCGAGAGCCCCTGGGGTGACAGCCGCTTCCAGCGCCACTACGCCTGGCCCGCGCTCGAGGCCATCCTCCCCGACGTCGGGGACGACAGGGTACTGCTCGCCGGGTGCGGTCGGGGCGACCACGTCGGCTGGTTCCTCGACCGCGGGGCCCGGGTGGTCGGCGTCGACGTGAGCGAGCGGGCGGTCGCGGCCGCCCGCGACCGGTTCGGCACGGAAGCGACGTTCCGCCGGGCCGACCTGACCGACGCGCTGGACTTCGCAGACGGGGCGTTCGACCTCGTCGTCAGCAACCTCGCGCTGAGCCACGTCGAGTCGTGGCCGCCCGTGTTCGCGTCGTTCCGGCGCCTCCTCGCGCCCGACGGGACGCTCGCGTTCGCCACGGTCCATCCCCACTACCTCCGGCAGCGAACCGACGCGAACTACTACGAGACCGCGGCGTTCGAGAATCCGTGGCCGGGCGCCGACATCCCGACGTACTACCGACCGATGGGAGAGGTCGTCGATGCCGTCGTTTCGTCCGGACTCCGGATCGAGTCGTTCGAGGAGCCGAGACCGACCGCGGCGTTCCGCGAGCACTGCCCCGACCGGTACGAGGACGCGATGACCGACCCGCAACTGCTCGTCGTCCGCGCGGCGGTCGAGTGA
- a CDS encoding Gfo/Idh/MocA family protein has protein sequence MTVKVGVLGYRFMGKAHANAMARLPMFFPDAPEVERHVLVGRDEAALADAADRLGFAETATDWEDVVDEVDVFYNLGPNHVHAEPSVAALEAGTPVLCEKPLANDLESAERMADAAASAGVPTATAFNYRFVPAIQYAKNLIDDGVLGEIHQFRGRYLQDWLVDPDAPWSWRNSEELAGSGALGDLGAHTIDLARFLVGDVERVSGHLRTFVDERPVEGEDGETRPVTVDDAYSAQAELEDGVMATFEASRFANGHKNDHTVAVHGSEGSLKFSLERLNELEVLRGDDRGYETVLVTDAEDPYVEHWWPPGHVIGWEHTFVHENYEFLSVVDADSSGGEYRPNFEDGLAVQRVLSAVQESDERGEWVDVA, from the coding sequence ATGACCGTCAAAGTCGGCGTCCTCGGCTACCGGTTCATGGGCAAGGCGCACGCCAACGCGATGGCGCGACTACCGATGTTCTTCCCCGACGCCCCGGAGGTCGAACGACACGTCCTCGTCGGTCGCGACGAGGCGGCGCTCGCCGACGCGGCCGACCGCCTCGGGTTCGCGGAGACCGCGACCGACTGGGAGGACGTGGTCGACGAGGTCGACGTCTTCTACAATCTCGGGCCGAACCACGTCCACGCGGAGCCGTCCGTCGCGGCGCTGGAGGCCGGCACGCCGGTCCTCTGCGAGAAGCCGCTGGCCAACGACCTCGAATCGGCCGAGCGCATGGCCGACGCCGCCGCGTCGGCCGGCGTCCCGACCGCCACCGCGTTCAACTACCGGTTCGTCCCCGCCATCCAGTACGCGAAGAACCTCATCGACGACGGCGTGCTCGGGGAGATCCACCAGTTCCGCGGCCGGTACCTCCAGGACTGGCTGGTCGACCCCGACGCGCCGTGGTCGTGGCGCAACAGCGAGGAACTGGCCGGCAGCGGCGCGCTGGGCGACCTCGGCGCTCACACCATCGACCTCGCGCGCTTCCTCGTCGGCGACGTCGAGCGCGTCTCGGGCCACCTCCGGACGTTCGTGGACGAGCGCCCGGTGGAGGGCGAGGACGGGGAAACTCGGCCGGTCACGGTCGACGACGCCTACTCCGCGCAGGCCGAACTCGAAGACGGGGTGATGGCGACCTTCGAGGCCTCGCGGTTCGCGAACGGCCACAAGAACGACCACACCGTCGCGGTCCACGGGTCGGAGGGGAGTCTGAAGTTCTCGCTGGAGCGGCTGAACGAACTGGAGGTGCTCCGGGGCGACGACAGGGGGTACGAGACGGTGCTGGTCACCGACGCCGAGGACCCCTACGTCGAGCACTGGTGGCCGCCGGGCCACGTCATCGGGTGGGAGCACACCTTCGTCCACGAGAACTACGAGTTCCTGTCGGTGGTTGACGCCGACAGCTCCGGCGGAGAGTACCGGCCCAACTTCGAGGACGGCCTCGCGGTCCAGCGCGTCCTCTCGGCCGTCCAGGAGAGCGACGAGCGCGGCGAGTGGGTCGACGTGGCGTAG
- a CDS encoding YqcI/YcgG family protein, which translates to MNGPATRTGVESAIGSGGLAAWKAERYRAFHRTMTDEEAPFPCYFAVDAHSDGDLRYLFAPSPTTSAGETVVADGLAEYLDGARDIADITALAVFFEPSENDLSVAEYRDRVWTLLASLRRNDPEPWPDDVPADPADPDWEFCYAGEPMFVVARAPAYDRRHSRHAPHGLELTVQPRWVFDGLGGDTEAGQRAREVIRERLAEFDDVGRHPAIGDYGDPDAREWEQYVLSDDNDDRFEEFPVDDWAA; encoded by the coding sequence ATGAACGGACCTGCCACTCGAACGGGGGTCGAGTCCGCTATCGGCAGCGGTGGTCTCGCGGCGTGGAAGGCCGAGCGCTACCGGGCGTTCCACCGGACGATGACGGACGAGGAGGCGCCGTTTCCGTGCTACTTCGCCGTCGACGCCCATAGCGACGGCGACCTGCGGTATCTCTTCGCGCCCTCCCCGACCACGAGTGCGGGCGAGACGGTCGTCGCCGACGGCCTCGCGGAGTACCTCGACGGCGCCCGCGACATCGCCGACATCACTGCGCTCGCTGTCTTCTTCGAGCCCTCCGAGAACGACCTCTCGGTCGCGGAGTACCGCGACCGGGTCTGGACCCTGCTCGCGTCCCTCCGCCGGAACGACCCCGAGCCGTGGCCCGACGACGTCCCCGCGGACCCGGCGGACCCCGACTGGGAGTTCTGCTACGCGGGCGAGCCGATGTTCGTGGTCGCCCGGGCGCCGGCCTACGACCGGCGGCACAGTCGGCACGCGCCCCACGGCCTCGAACTCACCGTCCAGCCCAGGTGGGTGTTCGACGGCCTCGGCGGTGACACCGAGGCCGGGCAGCGTGCGAGGGAGGTCATTCGAGAGCGACTCGCCGAGTTCGACGACGTTGGGCGCCATCCGGCCATCGGCGACTACGGCGACCCCGACGCCCGCGAGTGGGAGCAGTACGTGCTCTCGGACGACAACGACGACCGGTTCGAGGAGTTCCCGGTCGACGACTGGGCGGCCTGA
- the purF gene encoding amidophosphoribosyltransferase: MPDGRDTVPSSPTENADAHAPAALSGPTEKCGVVGVSLEERDAARPLYYSLYALQHRGQESAGIVTHDGFQQHDHVEMGLVGDAFGPEDIESLRGSAGIGHVRYPTAGSVDKSCAQPFTVSFRSGALGLSHNGNLVNADEVRDELAAQGHAFTSDGDTEVIAHDLARNLLEADLVRAVKRTMGRIHGSYSLTIMHDDTVLGVRDPEGNRPLCIGKLDDGYVVASESAAIDTLDGELVRDVRPGELVVLSPDGEGFDSYQLFEREHTAHCFFEHVYFARPDSVIDDNLVYEVRRELGRKLWAESGIDTDVVMPVPDSGRAFASGYAEASQEDGANVEFAEGLMKNRYVGRTFIMPTQDERERAVRLKLNPIKSTVEGKTVTLVDDSIVRGTTSTQLVALLKDCGAAEVHMRIGAPPIAAPCYMGINMATREELIAADRSVEEICEEIEADSLGYLSPDAVAEALGEDRDDLCMGCVTGEYPYDIEGEEMAPTHADNPRPDVGESASGDD, encoded by the coding sequence ATGCCAGACGGCCGGGACACGGTCCCCAGTAGTCCGACCGAGAACGCCGATGCACACGCCCCCGCCGCACTCTCCGGACCCACCGAGAAGTGCGGCGTCGTCGGGGTCTCGCTCGAGGAGCGCGACGCCGCGCGGCCGCTCTACTACTCGCTCTACGCGCTCCAGCACCGGGGCCAGGAGTCGGCGGGCATCGTCACCCACGACGGGTTCCAGCAGCACGACCACGTCGAGATGGGACTCGTCGGCGACGCCTTCGGCCCGGAGGACATCGAGAGCCTGCGGGGGAGCGCGGGCATCGGCCACGTCCGCTACCCCACTGCGGGGAGCGTCGACAAGTCCTGCGCCCAGCCGTTCACCGTCTCGTTCCGGAGCGGCGCGCTCGGCCTGAGCCACAACGGCAACCTGGTCAACGCCGACGAGGTCCGCGACGAGCTCGCCGCGCAGGGCCACGCGTTCACCTCCGACGGCGACACCGAGGTCATCGCCCACGACCTGGCGCGCAATCTGCTCGAGGCCGACCTGGTCCGGGCGGTCAAGCGCACGATGGGCCGCATCCACGGCTCGTACTCGCTGACCATCATGCACGACGACACCGTCCTCGGCGTCCGGGACCCCGAGGGCAACCGCCCGCTCTGCATCGGAAAGCTCGACGACGGCTACGTCGTTGCCAGCGAGTCGGCGGCCATCGACACCCTCGACGGCGAACTCGTCCGGGACGTCCGGCCCGGCGAGCTCGTCGTCCTCAGCCCCGACGGCGAGGGGTTCGACTCCTACCAGCTGTTCGAGCGCGAGCACACCGCCCACTGCTTCTTCGAGCACGTCTACTTCGCCCGGCCCGACAGCGTCATCGACGACAACCTCGTCTACGAGGTCCGACGGGAGCTCGGCCGCAAGCTCTGGGCGGAGAGCGGCATCGACACCGATGTCGTAATGCCGGTGCCCGACTCGGGCCGGGCGTTCGCCTCCGGGTACGCCGAGGCTTCCCAGGAAGACGGCGCGAACGTCGAGTTCGCCGAGGGGCTGATGAAGAACCGCTACGTCGGCCGCACCTTCATCATGCCGACCCAGGACGAGCGCGAGCGCGCGGTCCGGCTGAAGCTCAACCCTATCAAGTCGACGGTCGAGGGCAAGACCGTCACGCTCGTCGACGACAGCATCGTCCGCGGGACCACCTCCACGCAGCTCGTTGCCCTGCTCAAGGATTGCGGCGCGGCCGAGGTCCACATGCGCATCGGCGCGCCGCCCATCGCCGCGCCCTGCTACATGGGCATCAACATGGCGACCCGCGAGGAGCTCATCGCGGCCGACCGGTCGGTCGAGGAGATCTGCGAGGAGATCGAGGCCGACAGCCTGGGCTACCTCTCGCCCGACGCGGTCGCCGAGGCGCTGGGCGAGGACCGGGACGACCTCTGCATGGGCTGCGTCACCGGCGAGTACCCCTACGACATCGAGGGCGAGGAGATGGCCCCGACCCACGCCGACAACCCCCGACCCGACGTCGGCGAGTCCGCGAGCGGCGACGACTAG
- a CDS encoding nuclear transport factor 2 family protein — protein sequence MNPTETVEEYYDALRRGDPLAPFFAERGDVVKFGVRERLAGGETVAEGLREQTRATEDWRVESRDLRVTARESVAWFTDDVGLAWTDAGGDRLSFDTRWSGVLERSASGDVEGPESSDWRFVQMHVSAPRDW from the coding sequence ATGAACCCGACCGAAACCGTCGAGGAGTACTACGACGCGCTCCGGCGGGGCGACCCGCTCGCGCCGTTCTTCGCGGAGCGCGGGGACGTCGTGAAGTTCGGCGTTCGCGAACGCCTCGCGGGCGGCGAGACCGTCGCCGAGGGGCTCCGCGAGCAGACGCGGGCCACCGAGGACTGGCGCGTCGAGAGCCGGGACCTGCGGGTCACCGCCCGCGAGTCGGTCGCGTGGTTCACCGACGACGTCGGGCTGGCGTGGACCGACGCGGGCGGCGACCGACTGTCGTTCGACACGCGCTGGAGCGGCGTCCTGGAGCGTTCGGCGAGCGGTGACGTGGAAGGCCCGGAGAGCAGCGACTGGCGCTTCGTCCAGATGCACGTCAGTGCGCCCCGCGACTGGTGA
- a CDS encoding DUF7522 family protein, which translates to MGDNVADDLADQLVSAARTSVGDELRSITYFTEDAEDQIYLRDGLEADADLVGFADNERLGFRTQAVYQDTELGDYRFNIRVFDRGYVTRVIVGDHGAFVTTDEMEMNLFKELASAVGSVLEGHDPE; encoded by the coding sequence ATGGGGGACAACGTAGCCGACGACCTCGCCGACCAGCTCGTCAGCGCAGCCCGAACGAGCGTGGGCGACGAACTCCGGAGCATCACGTACTTCACCGAAGACGCGGAGGACCAGATCTACCTCCGCGATGGCCTCGAGGCCGACGCCGACCTCGTCGGCTTCGCGGACAACGAGCGGCTGGGGTTCCGGACGCAGGCGGTGTACCAGGACACCGAACTCGGCGACTACCGGTTCAACATCCGCGTGTTCGACCGCGGCTACGTGACCCGGGTCATCGTCGGCGACCACGGCGCGTTCGTGACGACCGACGAGATGGAGATGAACCTGTTCAAGGAGCTCGCCTCGGCGGTCGGATCAGTGCTCGAAGGGCACGATCCGGAGTGA
- a CDS encoding DUF420 domain-containing protein — MQRLAERHVPALTGLLTVVSLALVFAAALRVVPEGALPRAPDAVLAAIPHVNAAISTVAFAVVAASWRAIRRGKVARHRTGMLTGVVLFAAFLTLYLYRVALLGPTHFDGPQVVEQFVYYPILGIHVLLAVVCIPLLYYVLLLALTRPAAELPATNHPRVGRVAASLWLTSFALGVVVYLLLYLF; from the coding sequence ATGCAGCGACTCGCCGAGCGTCACGTCCCCGCGCTGACCGGGCTCCTGACCGTCGTCTCGCTCGCGCTGGTGTTCGCGGCCGCACTGCGCGTCGTGCCGGAGGGCGCGCTCCCGCGGGCGCCCGACGCCGTGCTGGCGGCCATCCCGCACGTCAACGCCGCCATCAGCACTGTCGCGTTCGCGGTCGTCGCGGCCTCGTGGCGGGCGATTCGGCGGGGAAAGGTCGCGCGCCACCGGACGGGGATGCTGACCGGCGTCGTCCTCTTCGCGGCGTTCCTGACGCTGTACCTCTACCGGGTCGCGCTGCTCGGGCCGACCCACTTCGACGGCCCGCAGGTGGTCGAGCAGTTCGTCTACTACCCGATCCTCGGGATTCACGTCCTGCTGGCCGTGGTCTGCATCCCGCTGCTGTACTACGTCCTGCTGCTGGCGCTGACCCGGCCCGCCGCCGAACTCCCGGCGACGAACCACCCCCGGGTCGGCCGCGTCGCGGCGTCGCTGTGGCTGACGTCGTTCGCGCTCGGCGTGGTGGTGTACCTGCTGCTGTACCTGTTCTGA
- a CDS encoding DICT sensory domain-containing protein, whose product MTLRDFVDEVASDSRTLTVYAPEPDEALERHFEARQVAVEHEPIPDDGSGGFVVVTAQGEFVGSLGATAVRELILPSVDEWELGPNESIRVPMNLLADTTFVSFDARQLLVATREIEDRAYRRGRGTLRAGFQSLARLSTQCGKYETLSGETELDVHVYGRPDADPDLPRATIHGDDAEEIASHWFVVFDGGGDDRQACALLAEEVADDPRSFRGFWTYDPGTVADVDGYLRETYGSERAGKR is encoded by the coding sequence ATGACGCTCCGGGACTTCGTCGACGAGGTCGCGTCGGACAGCCGGACGCTCACGGTGTACGCCCCAGAGCCCGACGAGGCGCTCGAGCGCCACTTCGAGGCGCGGCAGGTGGCCGTCGAGCACGAGCCGATACCCGACGACGGGTCGGGCGGCTTCGTCGTCGTGACCGCCCAGGGTGAGTTCGTCGGGAGCCTCGGCGCGACCGCGGTTCGAGAGCTGATCTTACCGTCTGTCGACGAGTGGGAGCTCGGCCCCAACGAGTCGATACGGGTGCCGATGAACCTGCTCGCGGACACCACCTTCGTCTCGTTCGACGCCCGCCAGCTGCTGGTGGCGACCCGCGAGATAGAGGACCGGGCCTACCGGCGCGGTCGCGGGACGCTCCGGGCCGGCTTCCAGTCGCTGGCCCGACTCTCGACCCAGTGCGGCAAGTACGAGACGCTGTCGGGCGAGACGGAACTCGACGTGCACGTCTACGGCCGGCCGGACGCCGACCCGGACCTGCCGCGGGCGACGATTCACGGCGACGACGCCGAGGAGATCGCGAGCCACTGGTTCGTCGTCTTCGACGGGGGCGGCGACGACCGGCAGGCCTGCGCACTGCTGGCCGAGGAGGTGGCGGACGACCCGCGGTCGTTCCGTGGCTTCTGGACCTACGACCCCGGGACCGTCGCCGACGTCGACGGCTACCTCCGGGAGACCTACGGAAGCGAGCGAGCCGGAAAGCGATAG
- a CDS encoding helix-turn-helix domain-containing protein, whose amino-acid sequence MAKYSTGGSSGGGSGGSCELCGKSSDALTEANVAGAQLRVCSDCASSHNDNAKKTQTQSGGDDERNRRKKAAQNAAKASGVYDGDSSHWEEEGTNYDDDQLPYLVADYGETVERARQDEGLRRDELAEELDVPENDLLAVEQGRANQANVGGSLIEALEDRLDVQLAENR is encoded by the coding sequence ATGGCTAAGTACTCGACTGGTGGGTCGTCCGGCGGCGGTAGCGGCGGCTCGTGCGAACTCTGCGGCAAGTCGAGCGACGCGCTGACCGAGGCGAACGTGGCCGGGGCGCAGCTACGGGTCTGCTCGGACTGCGCGTCCTCGCACAACGACAACGCGAAGAAGACACAGACGCAGTCGGGCGGCGACGACGAGCGAAACCGGAGGAAGAAGGCCGCACAGAACGCCGCGAAGGCGAGCGGGGTCTACGACGGCGACTCCAGCCACTGGGAGGAGGAGGGGACCAACTACGACGACGACCAGTTGCCGTACCTGGTCGCCGACTACGGTGAGACGGTCGAGCGGGCCCGCCAGGACGAGGGGCTCCGGCGCGACGAACTCGCCGAGGAACTGGACGTTCCCGAGAACGACCTGCTGGCGGTCGAGCAGGGCCGGGCGAACCAGGCCAACGTCGGCGGATCGCTCATCGAGGCCCTGGAGGACCGCCTGGACGTCCAGCTCGCCGAGAACCGGTGA